From a single Bacteroidia bacterium genomic region:
- a CDS encoding DUF1801 domain-containing protein → MAAMQNVRFDNVEAFLDYLPDNERVIVDVLRQIILDCIPDCREKLSYNVPYYWRHSRVCFIWPSAVPWGNVKLNGVQLGFCQGYKLSDEIGFLEKGNRKQVYSKTFTRVEEIDEELVRAYLYEAVEVDKDFSQK, encoded by the coding sequence ATGGCTGCCATGCAAAACGTCAGGTTTGATAATGTTGAAGCATTTTTGGACTACCTCCCCGACAATGAGCGGGTCATTGTTGACGTGCTCCGGCAAATTATTCTGGATTGTATTCCCGATTGCCGGGAAAAATTGTCTTATAATGTCCCCTATTACTGGAGACATAGCCGGGTGTGTTTTATCTGGCCATCAGCCGTGCCATGGGGAAACGTAAAACTCAACGGCGTACAACTGGGTTTTTGCCAGGGGTATAAACTCAGCGATGAAATAGGATTTCTCGAAAAAGGCAACCGAAAGCAGGTCTATAGCAAAACCTTCACCCGGGTGGAGGAGATTGATGAAGAGTTGGTGCGGGCGTATTTGTATGAGGCTGTGGAGGTGGATAAAGACTTCAGTCAGAAGTGA
- a CDS encoding protein-export chaperone SecB, with amino-acid sequence MSEETIPQISLRDILLVESEFKKLGDKGKWPQQHTLINIELRASESEDITICELTITLTPSDEGEQVYYAKVKMEAAFILPAELPFDREQFKYINGPAIIYPYIREHISAVTGKAGIGPIFLAPFNFVQHYKTHIQGKITSD; translated from the coding sequence ATGTCTGAAGAAACTATTCCACAAATTAGTCTTCGCGATATTCTGCTGGTTGAGTCTGAGTTTAAGAAGCTTGGAGATAAGGGAAAATGGCCTCAGCAGCATACACTGATCAATATTGAATTGAGGGCATCAGAAAGCGAGGATATTACCATCTGTGAACTCACGATAACTTTGACGCCCTCTGATGAAGGTGAACAAGTTTATTATGCAAAGGTAAAGATGGAAGCAGCTTTCATACTCCCGGCAGAACTACCATTCGATCGTGAGCAATTCAAATATATCAACGGCCCTGCGATCATTTACCCATACATCCGGGAGCATATAAGCGCTGTAACTGGAAAAGCCGGAATCGGACCTATATTTTTAGCGCCCTTTAACTTTGTACAACACTACAAAACGCATATTCAGGGGAAAATCACTTCTGACTGA